One Streptomyces sp. L2 genomic window carries:
- the tdh gene encoding L-threonine 3-dehydrogenase yields the protein MKALVKEKAEPGLRLTDVPEPAIGPGDVLIKVMRTGICGTDLHIRAWDGWAQQAIRTPLVVGHEFVGQVVETGRDVADIRIGDRVSGEGHLVCGKCRNCLAGRRHLCRATLGLGVGRDGAFAEYVALPASNVWVHRVPVDLDVAAIFDPFGNAVHTALSFPLVGEDVLITGAGPIGLMAAAVARHAGARNVVITDVSEERLELARKIGVSLALNVSRSTIADGQRELGLREGFDIGLEMSGRAEAMRDMIANMTHGGRIAMLGLPAEEFPVDWSRIVTSMLTIKGIYGREMFETWYAMSVLLEGGLDLAPVITGRYGYRDHEAAFADAASGTSGKIILDWTA from the coding sequence GTGAAGGCGCTGGTCAAGGAGAAGGCGGAGCCCGGACTCCGGCTCACGGACGTACCCGAGCCCGCCATCGGACCCGGTGATGTGCTGATCAAGGTCATGCGGACCGGTATCTGCGGGACCGACCTGCACATCCGGGCCTGGGACGGCTGGGCGCAGCAGGCGATCCGCACCCCCCTCGTCGTCGGACACGAGTTCGTCGGCCAGGTGGTCGAGACCGGCCGCGACGTCGCCGACATCCGCATCGGCGACCGGGTCAGCGGCGAGGGCCACCTGGTGTGCGGCAAATGCCGCAACTGCCTGGCCGGCCGCCGCCACCTGTGCCGGGCCACCCTCGGGCTCGGGGTCGGCCGCGACGGCGCCTTCGCGGAGTACGTCGCCCTGCCCGCGTCCAACGTGTGGGTGCACCGCGTCCCCGTCGACCTCGACGTCGCCGCGATCTTCGACCCGTTCGGAAACGCCGTGCACACCGCGCTGTCCTTCCCGCTGGTCGGCGAGGACGTCCTGATCACCGGTGCGGGCCCGATCGGCCTGATGGCCGCCGCCGTCGCCCGGCACGCCGGCGCCCGCAACGTCGTCATCACCGACGTCAGCGAGGAGCGCCTGGAACTGGCCCGCAAGATCGGCGTCAGCCTGGCGCTGAACGTGTCCCGGTCCACGATCGCCGACGGCCAGCGCGAACTGGGGCTGCGCGAGGGCTTCGACATCGGCCTGGAGATGTCCGGCCGCGCCGAGGCCATGCGGGACATGATCGCCAACATGACGCACGGCGGCCGCATCGCCATGCTCGGCCTGCCCGCCGAGGAGTTCCCGGTCGACTGGTCCCGGATCGTCACCTCGATGCTCACCATCAAGGGCATCTACGGCCGCGAGATGTTCGAGACCTGGTACGCGATGTCCGTCCTGCTGGAGGGCGGCCTGGACCTCGCTCCCGTGATCACCGGCCGCTACGGCTACCGCGACCACGAGGCCGCCTTCGCCGACGCGGCGTCCGGCACCAGCGGCAAGATCATCCTGGACTGGACTGCTTGA
- a CDS encoding GAF domain-containing protein has protein sequence MSYEPPRPVRGLLLTPEDKEAPARVHRLRRLGLGERPEPALDAFADHLAQLTGAPYAMVNFIGEQRQFFAGLRVPVFPPVVREDGTSPEVGRVLPRGHGFCPHVVVRRKALVLEDVSDYPRFAGNPVVDEYGIRSYLGAPLLDSSGMALGTVSVSDVAPRAWGKAGLETIKALAADLAVRLERSAEDGLPP, from the coding sequence ATGAGCTATGAGCCGCCCCGGCCCGTCAGGGGCCTGCTGCTCACCCCCGAGGACAAGGAGGCCCCCGCCCGCGTGCACCGGCTGCGCCGGCTCGGCCTCGGCGAGCGGCCCGAACCCGCCCTCGACGCCTTCGCCGACCACCTCGCCCAGCTCACCGGCGCGCCCTACGCCATGGTCAACTTCATCGGCGAGCAACGCCAGTTCTTCGCCGGACTGCGCGTCCCGGTGTTCCCGCCCGTGGTCCGGGAGGACGGCACCAGCCCTGAGGTCGGCCGTGTCCTGCCGCGCGGCCACGGCTTCTGCCCGCACGTCGTGGTCCGCCGCAAGGCGCTGGTCCTGGAGGACGTCAGCGACTACCCGCGGTTCGCCGGCAACCCCGTCGTCGACGAGTACGGCATCCGCTCCTACCTCGGCGCCCCGCTCCTCGATAGCTCCGGCATGGCCCTCGGCACGGTGAGTGTGTCCGACGTGGCGCCGCGGGCCTGGGGGAAGGCAGGCCTGGAGACCATCAAGGCGCTGGCCGCCGACCTCGCCGTACGCCTCGAACGGTCGGCCGAGGACGGCCTGCCGCCGTGA
- a CDS encoding ATP/GTP-binding protein encodes MDYDDSSDPFPTALKILVAGGFGVGKTTFVGAVSEIAPLSTEELLTTVSAATDNLDGIENKVETTVAMDFGRITLDPQHVLYLFGTPGQERFWFMWDELSEGALGAVILADTRRLQECFAAVDFFEERGLAFIIAINEFDGGYRYDPEEVRSALDLDPRIPVVRCDARISSSGVQTLLVLVRHLLAHTPAPAPSRSAHL; translated from the coding sequence ATGGACTACGACGACAGCTCTGACCCGTTCCCGACCGCGCTCAAGATCCTGGTGGCGGGCGGGTTCGGGGTCGGCAAGACGACCTTCGTGGGCGCGGTCAGCGAGATCGCCCCGCTCAGCACGGAGGAACTGCTCACCACGGTCAGCGCCGCCACGGACAACCTCGACGGCATCGAGAACAAGGTCGAGACGACCGTCGCCATGGACTTCGGGCGCATCACCCTCGACCCGCAGCACGTCCTGTACCTGTTCGGCACGCCCGGACAGGAGCGGTTCTGGTTCATGTGGGACGAACTGTCCGAGGGCGCCCTCGGCGCCGTGATCCTCGCCGACACCCGCCGCCTCCAGGAGTGCTTCGCGGCCGTCGACTTCTTCGAGGAACGCGGCCTCGCCTTCATCATCGCCATCAACGAGTTCGACGGCGGCTACCGCTACGACCCCGAGGAGGTACGGTCCGCCCTCGACCTCGACCCGCGGATCCCGGTCGTCCGCTGCGACGCCCGCATCTCCAGTTCCGGCGTGCAGACCCTGCTGGTCCTCGTCCGCCACCTCCTCGCCCACACCCCGGCGCCCGCCCCGAGCCGCAGCGCCCACCTGTGA
- a CDS encoding DUF742 domain-containing protein → MATAGDGPWLDDAAGRLVRPFTVSNGRTEPSIALDLMSQVMATGVTPLGYLGPEHAQALDLCRAPVSVAEVAAHLTLPAVVTKVLLSDLVDCGALTTKPPAFHHNPTDRSLLEAVLDGLRRQL, encoded by the coding sequence GTGGCCACAGCCGGCGACGGGCCCTGGCTCGACGACGCGGCCGGACGCCTGGTGCGACCCTTCACGGTCAGCAACGGCCGCACCGAGCCCAGCATCGCCCTCGACCTGATGTCCCAGGTGATGGCCACCGGCGTCACCCCGCTCGGCTACCTCGGCCCCGAGCACGCCCAGGCGCTCGACCTGTGCCGGGCCCCCGTCTCGGTCGCCGAGGTCGCCGCCCACCTCACCCTGCCCGCGGTGGTCACCAAGGTGCTGCTGTCCGACCTCGTCGACTGCGGGGCGCTGACCACCAAGCCCCCCGCCTTCCACCACAACCCCACTGACCGGTCTCTGCTGGAGGCAGTGCTCGATGGACTACGACGACAGCTCTGA
- a CDS encoding roadblock/LC7 domain-containing protein: MASDAPTAQASDLDWLLSGLVQRVPHTASAVLLSCDGLVKSMHGLDPDSADHMAALASGLYSLGRSAGVRFGDGGDVRQVVVELDSTLLFVTTAGSGTCLAVLAGREADAAVLGYEMAMLVKSVRPYLVTAPRQHAVEPTATRP, from the coding sequence ATGGCGAGCGATGCGCCGACCGCCCAGGCATCCGACCTCGACTGGCTGCTCAGCGGCCTCGTGCAACGCGTCCCGCACACCGCCAGCGCCGTGCTGCTGTCCTGCGACGGACTCGTGAAGTCCATGCACGGCCTCGACCCGGACAGCGCCGACCACATGGCGGCCCTGGCCTCCGGCCTGTACTCCCTCGGCCGCAGCGCGGGCGTCCGGTTCGGCGACGGCGGGGACGTACGGCAGGTCGTCGTCGAACTCGACTCGACCCTGCTGTTCGTCACCACCGCCGGCTCCGGCACCTGCCTCGCCGTGCTCGCCGGCCGCGAGGCCGACGCCGCCGTGCTCGGCTACGAGATGGCCATGCTCGTCAAGAGCGTCCGCCCCTATCTGGTCACCGCACCCCGGCAGCACGCCGTCGAACCCACGGCGACGAGGCCGTGA